Proteins encoded within one genomic window of Bradyrhizobium sp. CB1717:
- a CDS encoding SPOR domain-containing protein: MAERYHDRPFPSDDYGRGGDQHGKADNDPLAELARLIGQTDPFAAQGRPAARPPAAPAQSYQDDGYGQDDYQQDYAEPAPSPPPGPPSWMRRANVQPQPAPAPEPDYPVSASPVHPLHRYSAQPAAPEPDFHQPQAYQDHAYQDQAYQAQAYQQDQAYQEPYQQPDPSRYDDALYGRLETGEQDFQRDPAYPDDPYAFQSDYPEADLDEPKKQRGGMMTVAAILALAVVGTGAAFAYKTYVGSPRSGEPPIIKADNTPTKIVPAPTDSSAKVPDRMVTGDGTEKIVPREEAPVDVNARAGGPRVVFPPLNQNANPPSVASVSPSAVPPPSPGPTPSNGTLPNNSPRPIRTVAVKGDQTDSATPQSAAGRPTAVAPKPVAAPAAPAAPRNPPTSANASANQPMSLAPQSVPAAEPPQRMAATNPTQIAPASSGGSGFIVQVSSQQSEDSAAASYRVLQSKYGSLLGSRSPVIKRTDLTDKGKGIVYRAFAGPYGSLEEATHACNSLKSAGLPNCFVQRN, encoded by the coding sequence ATGGCCGAACGATATCACGACAGACCGTTTCCTTCCGATGACTATGGTCGCGGCGGCGATCAGCATGGGAAGGCGGATAACGATCCGCTGGCCGAGCTCGCCCGCCTGATCGGACAGACCGATCCGTTCGCCGCGCAGGGCCGGCCCGCCGCGCGCCCGCCGGCAGCCCCCGCCCAGAGCTATCAGGACGACGGCTACGGTCAGGACGATTATCAGCAGGATTACGCCGAGCCGGCCCCGTCGCCTCCGCCCGGGCCGCCGTCATGGATGCGCCGCGCCAACGTGCAGCCGCAGCCGGCACCCGCGCCGGAGCCGGACTATCCCGTTTCTGCCAGTCCGGTTCATCCGCTGCATCGCTATTCCGCCCAGCCGGCCGCGCCCGAGCCTGATTTTCATCAGCCGCAGGCTTATCAGGATCACGCTTACCAGGATCAGGCTTATCAGGCTCAAGCCTACCAGCAGGACCAGGCCTATCAGGAGCCGTATCAGCAGCCCGATCCGTCGCGCTACGACGATGCACTCTATGGCCGCCTGGAGACGGGCGAGCAGGACTTTCAGCGCGACCCGGCCTATCCGGACGACCCCTACGCGTTCCAGAGCGACTATCCCGAGGCCGACCTCGACGAACCGAAGAAGCAGCGCGGCGGCATGATGACGGTCGCGGCGATCCTTGCGCTTGCGGTGGTCGGCACCGGCGCGGCTTTCGCCTACAAGACCTATGTGGGCTCGCCCCGCAGCGGCGAGCCGCCGATCATCAAGGCCGACAACACCCCGACCAAGATCGTGCCGGCGCCGACGGACTCCTCGGCCAAGGTGCCGGATCGCATGGTCACCGGTGACGGCACCGAGAAGATCGTGCCGCGCGAGGAGGCGCCTGTCGACGTCAACGCCAGGGCAGGTGGTCCCCGCGTGGTGTTCCCGCCACTGAACCAGAACGCGAATCCGCCATCGGTGGCGAGCGTGTCGCCGTCTGCGGTGCCGCCGCCGAGCCCGGGGCCGACCCCGAGCAACGGCACGCTGCCGAACAATTCGCCGCGCCCGATCAGGACCGTGGCCGTGAAGGGTGATCAGACCGACAGCGCCACGCCGCAATCGGCCGCTGGCAGGCCGACTGCAGTCGCGCCAAAGCCTGTTGCCGCGCCTGCTGCGCCGGCCGCGCCGCGCAATCCGCCGACCTCGGCCAATGCCAGCGCCAACCAGCCGATGTCTTTGGCGCCGCAATCGGTACCGGCGGCCGAGCCGCCACAGCGGATGGCTGCGACCAATCCGACACAGATCGCGCCCGCGAGCAGCGGTGGTAGCGGCTTCATCGTCCAGGTCTCCTCGCAGCAGAGCGAGGACAGCGCTGCCGCGTCGTACCGGGTGCTTCAGAGCAAGTATGGCAGCCTGCTTGGATCGCGCTCGCCGGTGATCAAGCGGACTGATCTGACCGACAAGGGCAAGGGGATCGTCTACCGCGCCTTCGCGGGCCCCTATGGTTCGCTCGAAGAGGCGACGCATGCCTGCAACAGCCTAAAGTCTGCTGGCCTCCCGAACTGCTTCGTCCAGAGGAATTAA
- the erpA gene encoding iron-sulfur cluster insertion protein ErpA produces MTTAVTISDRAARRIGEILKGEGSGAMLRISVEGGGCSGFQYKFDIDRARTDDDLVIEQDNAVVLVDSASQPFLAGSQVDFVDDLIGASFRVNNPNATASCGCGTSFSI; encoded by the coding sequence ATGACCACTGCCGTGACCATCAGTGACCGGGCCGCACGCCGGATTGGGGAGATCCTCAAGGGCGAAGGCTCTGGCGCGATGCTGCGCATCTCGGTCGAGGGCGGCGGCTGCTCCGGCTTCCAGTACAAGTTCGACATCGACCGTGCGCGCACTGACGACGATCTCGTGATCGAGCAGGACAACGCGGTGGTGCTGGTCGATTCCGCCTCCCAGCCGTTCCTGGCGGGCTCGCAGGTCGATTTCGTGGACGATCTGATCGGCGCCTCGTTCCGCGTCAACAATCCCAACGCGACGGCGTCCTGCGGCTGCGGCACCAGCTTCTCGATCTGA
- the nagZ gene encoding beta-N-acetylhexosaminidase encodes MSTRAFITGVSGTELTAAERAFIRADRPWGFILFKRNVATPAQVAALVAELRSVANAPDAPVLIDQEGGRVQRLGPPHWPVYPPGAVFATLYDTDSALGLTAARLSARLIAADLADLGITVDCLPLADVPVPGADAVIGNRAYGTSPAKVAAIARAVTEGLEQGGVLPVLKHIPGHGRATADTHFKLPTVDTPMDELDRTDFAAFKPLADLPMAMTAHVVFSAVDPAHPATTSATMIAQVIRGAIGFQGLLMSDDVSMNALAGSIAERTRAIFAAGCDVALHCNGNLEEMREVAGQTPELSGRALERANAALAARKPPQPFDRVAARAELDALIARANTASA; translated from the coding sequence ATGAGCACGCGGGCCTTCATTACCGGCGTATCCGGAACGGAACTGACCGCCGCCGAGCGGGCGTTTATCCGTGCCGACCGCCCATGGGGCTTCATCCTGTTCAAGCGCAATGTCGCGACGCCGGCGCAAGTTGCTGCATTGGTTGCGGAATTGCGCTCGGTTGCGAATGCTCCCGATGCGCCGGTCCTGATCGATCAAGAGGGCGGGCGCGTGCAGCGGCTGGGCCCGCCGCACTGGCCGGTCTATCCGCCGGGGGCCGTATTCGCGACTTTGTACGACACTGATTCGGCGCTCGGGCTCACCGCGGCGCGGCTCAGCGCCCGGCTGATCGCGGCCGATCTCGCCGATCTCGGCATTACCGTGGATTGCTTGCCGCTGGCTGACGTGCCGGTGCCTGGCGCCGACGCTGTGATCGGGAACCGAGCCTATGGCACCTCGCCGGCCAAGGTCGCGGCGATTGCCCGCGCGGTCACCGAGGGGCTGGAGCAGGGCGGAGTGCTGCCGGTGCTCAAGCACATCCCCGGGCATGGGCGCGCCACCGCGGACACCCATTTCAAGCTGCCGACAGTTGATACGCCGATGGACGAGCTCGATCGGACCGACTTCGCCGCGTTCAAGCCGCTGGCGGATCTGCCGATGGCCATGACTGCACATGTTGTGTTTAGCGCCGTCGACCCCGCCCATCCGGCGACGACATCTGCGACAATGATTGCTCAGGTGATTCGCGGCGCAATCGGGTTCCAGGGTTTGTTAATGAGTGATGACGTGTCGATGAACGCGCTGGCAGGCAGCATCGCCGAGCGGACCCGCGCCATCTTCGCGGCCGGTTGCGACGTGGCTCTGCATTGCAACGGCAACCTCGAGGAGATGCGCGAGGTCGCCGGCCAGACACCTGAATTGTCGGGGAGGGCGCTGGAGCGGGCGAACGCGGCGCTCGCAGCGCGCAAGCCGCCGCAGCCGTTCGACCGCGTGGCCGCACGCGCTGAGCTGGACGCATTGATCGCACGGGCAAACACGGCATCCGCATGA
- a CDS encoding ATP-binding protein — MGWPDKTSQRTEPRDGLVGAFLYWLGGFEIEDGLTADLSERQIRRIRAKQIDAVTRLIPVTMAVTMLNVAIVLILFWGRGWNDFLAIWGMTLAVTASLAVRAWRRSYQNPPQEASPRSARQMMRQAFFLAAIWGTLPLALFSRIEPTSQLILACLMVGMMSGGAFTLSTFPRAGLVYLATMTVACTGALLLCGTGPYLVTAVFLLLFAFFMARNIVSQGNLFLGNLKARLELERQTEIISLLLKDFQENASDWLWQTDAEGHLVDVPQRFADVAQLPLPLLKGSHFADVLDMLCPEDKAAAYNVVGLMEHNEPLHEMNLKVVAGGEARLWSLTAKPGYDRDGQFLGYRGFGRDVTERWRAEKAEAESRAKSDFLAVMSHEIRTPMNGVLGLASMLLETKLDPEQREAVTTIRESGDNLQRILNDILDLSKLEAGRFQFEAIDFAPQALVETVATVVRASAKSKALTVKVELDPNLPPTLRGDVARIRQVLLNLASNAVKFTDEGEVTISATCQARRDLLATVEWTVTDSGIGIAPEKLGQLFSDFAQADASISRRFGGTGLGLAISRRIIEQMGGTIGVTSAPGEGSTFRFTLVLPWSQAQASDATAERDEAEELKARIAGLDRPLKVLVAEDDAVNRMVVSKMLGAFEVELRVVTDGVEAVAAASEVDYDVVLMDVRMPDMDGLAATRAIRAQGGRSEALPIVALTANAFPEDVRICREAGMSDFLAKPLRKPALVEALLRALDGHLVSEDAPLQPALLPDDVEWTDEERQITGA, encoded by the coding sequence ATGGGATGGCCGGACAAGACTTCACAACGCACTGAGCCGCGCGACGGCCTCGTCGGCGCGTTCCTGTATTGGCTCGGCGGCTTCGAGATTGAGGATGGTCTGACCGCCGATCTCAGCGAGCGCCAGATCCGCCGTATCCGCGCCAAGCAGATCGACGCCGTGACGCGGCTGATCCCGGTGACGATGGCTGTCACCATGCTCAACGTCGCCATCGTGCTGATCCTGTTCTGGGGCCGGGGCTGGAACGACTTTCTCGCGATCTGGGGCATGACCCTTGCCGTCACCGCCTCGCTTGCGGTGCGGGCCTGGCGGCGGTCGTATCAAAACCCGCCGCAGGAAGCCTCGCCCCGCTCCGCGCGGCAGATGATGCGGCAGGCGTTCTTCCTTGCCGCGATCTGGGGCACGCTGCCGCTCGCCCTGTTCAGCCGCATCGAGCCGACCAGCCAGCTCATCCTCGCCTGTCTGATGGTCGGCATGATGTCGGGCGGCGCCTTCACGCTTTCGACCTTCCCCCGTGCCGGCCTCGTCTATCTCGCCACCATGACGGTCGCCTGCACCGGCGCGCTGCTGCTGTGCGGCACCGGGCCCTATCTGGTGACCGCGGTGTTCCTGCTGCTGTTCGCGTTCTTCATGGCGCGCAACATCGTCTCGCAGGGCAATCTGTTCCTCGGCAACCTCAAGGCCCGGCTCGAGCTCGAGCGGCAGACCGAGATCATCTCGCTGCTGCTGAAAGACTTTCAGGAGAACGCCAGCGACTGGCTGTGGCAGACCGACGCCGAAGGGCATCTGGTCGACGTGCCCCAACGCTTTGCCGATGTCGCGCAGCTGCCGCTTCCGCTGCTGAAGGGCTCGCATTTCGCCGACGTGCTCGACATGCTCTGCCCCGAGGACAAGGCCGCGGCCTACAACGTCGTCGGCCTGATGGAACACAACGAGCCGCTGCACGAGATGAACCTCAAGGTCGTCGCGGGCGGCGAGGCGCGGCTGTGGTCGCTGACGGCAAAGCCCGGCTATGACCGCGACGGCCAGTTCCTCGGCTATCGCGGCTTCGGCCGCGACGTCACCGAGCGCTGGCGCGCAGAAAAGGCCGAAGCCGAGAGCCGCGCCAAGTCCGACTTCCTCGCCGTGATGAGCCACGAGATCCGCACGCCCATGAACGGCGTGCTCGGGCTCGCCAGCATGCTGCTTGAAACGAAACTCGATCCGGAGCAGCGCGAGGCCGTCACCACGATCCGCGAGTCCGGCGACAATCTCCAGCGCATCCTCAACGACATTCTCGATCTGTCCAAGCTGGAAGCCGGCCGCTTCCAGTTCGAGGCGATCGACTTCGCGCCGCAGGCGCTGGTCGAGACGGTTGCGACCGTGGTGCGCGCGAGCGCCAAGAGCAAGGCGCTCACGGTCAAGGTCGAGCTCGATCCGAACCTGCCGCCGACGCTGCGCGGCGACGTCGCGCGCATCCGCCAGGTGTTGCTCAATCTCGCCTCCAACGCGGTGAAGTTCACCGACGAAGGCGAGGTGACGATATCGGCCACCTGCCAGGCGCGGCGCGACCTGCTGGCGACAGTCGAGTGGACGGTGACCGACAGCGGCATCGGCATCGCGCCCGAGAAGCTTGGCCAGTTGTTCAGCGACTTCGCGCAGGCCGACGCCTCGATCAGCCGCCGCTTCGGCGGCACCGGCCTCGGCCTTGCGATCTCCCGGCGCATCATCGAGCAGATGGGCGGCACCATCGGCGTCACCTCGGCGCCGGGCGAGGGCTCGACCTTCCGCTTCACGCTGGTGCTGCCCTGGAGCCAGGCCCAGGCTTCCGATGCGACGGCCGAGCGCGATGAGGCAGAGGAGCTGAAAGCGCGCATTGCCGGCCTCGATCGGCCGCTGAAGGTGCTGGTCGCCGAGGACGATGCCGTCAACCGCATGGTCGTGAGCAAGATGCTGGGGGCCTTCGAGGTCGAGCTGCGCGTCGTCACCGACGGCGTCGAAGCCGTCGCGGCGGCCTCCGAAGTCGACTACGACGTGGTGCTGATGGACGTGCGCATGCCCGACATGGACGGCCTTGCCGCGACCCGCGCGATCCGTGCGCAGGGCGGTCGCTCCGAGGCCCTGCCGATCGTTGCGCTCACCGCCAACGCCTTCCCCGAAGACGTCAGGATCTGCCGCGAAGCAGGCATGTCCGATTTCCTGGCCAAGCCGCTGCGCAAGCCGGCGCTGGTTGAAGCCTTGCTGCGCGCGCTGGACGGCCACCTGGTGTCGGAGGACGCACCGCTTCAGCCGGCGCTATTGCCGGATGACGTGGAGTGGACGGATGAGGAAAGGCAGATCACCGGCGCGTAG
- a CDS encoding ScpA family protein has product MTAEILSFETGRPAELAEGEPALVVDVEGYEGPLDLLLALARQQKVDLAKISILALADQYLHFIEAARKIRLELAADYLVMAAWLAFLKSRLLLPEPPSAEGPSAEQMATALANRLRRLEAIREAANRLMNRPQLQRDIFPRGEPEQIAEIKHPKYTATLYDLLTAYASQRQSRVLASVHLAKRTVWSLAEARATLERLVGSITEQDDWGVLDDFLVRHVADPTQRATVFASSFAAALELVREGQLELNQKEAFAPIYFRKGRPKPVVDAAPAPDAPVA; this is encoded by the coding sequence ATGACCGCAGAAATCCTATCGTTTGAAACCGGGCGGCCCGCAGAGCTCGCCGAGGGTGAGCCGGCGTTGGTGGTGGACGTCGAGGGCTATGAGGGCCCGCTCGATTTGCTGCTCGCGCTGGCGCGGCAGCAGAAGGTCGATCTCGCCAAGATCTCGATCCTGGCGTTGGCCGACCAGTATCTCCACTTCATCGAAGCCGCGCGAAAGATCCGGCTGGAGCTCGCTGCCGACTATCTGGTCATGGCCGCCTGGCTCGCCTTCCTGAAATCGCGCCTGCTGCTGCCGGAGCCGCCGAGCGCGGAAGGGCCGAGCGCCGAGCAGATGGCGACCGCGCTCGCCAACCGGCTGCGCCGTCTGGAAGCCATTCGCGAAGCCGCCAACCGGCTGATGAATCGGCCGCAATTGCAGCGCGACATCTTCCCGCGCGGCGAGCCCGAGCAGATCGCGGAGATCAAGCATCCGAAATATACGGCAACCCTCTACGACCTGCTCACCGCGTACGCCTCGCAGCGCCAGTCGCGCGTGCTCGCAAGCGTGCATCTGGCCAAGCGCACCGTGTGGTCGCTCGCCGAAGCGCGCGCGACGCTGGAACGACTGGTCGGCAGCATCACCGAACAGGACGACTGGGGCGTTCTCGACGACTTCCTGGTCCGGCACGTCGCCGATCCCACGCAGCGCGCGACGGTGTTCGCCTCGAGCTTCGCCGCCGCGCTCGAGTTGGTGCGCGAGGGTCAGCTCGAGCTGAACCAGAAAGAGGCGTTTGCGCCCATCTATTTCCGGAAGGGGCGTCCTAAACCGGTCGTCGACGCAGCTCCTGCGCCCGACGCGCCGGTCGCTTAA
- the xth gene encoding exodeoxyribonuclease III, whose amino-acid sequence MPIRVATWNVNSVRQRIDLLLTWLRECQPDIVCLQEIKCVDEAFPRLEIEALGYNVVTHGQKTFNGVALLSKLRFDETKSGLAGDDEDSHARFLEGVVTLKSGVMRIACLYLPNGNPVGTDKYPYKLKWMSRLFEYSKERLKTEEPLILAGDFNVIPHARDVSNPAAWTEDALFKAETRESFQSLLGLGLTDALRAVTDEPGLYTFWDYQAGAWQKNQGLRIDHLLLSPQASDKLANVGIDSYVRGWEKPSDHVPVWADLDLEAA is encoded by the coding sequence ATGCCCATCAGAGTTGCCACCTGGAACGTGAACTCGGTCCGGCAGCGGATCGATCTGCTGCTGACCTGGCTGAGGGAGTGCCAGCCGGACATCGTCTGCCTCCAGGAGATCAAGTGTGTCGACGAGGCCTTCCCGCGGCTGGAGATCGAGGCGCTCGGCTACAACGTCGTCACGCACGGGCAGAAGACGTTCAACGGCGTCGCCCTGCTCTCGAAGCTGCGGTTCGACGAGACCAAGTCGGGGCTCGCCGGCGACGATGAGGACTCCCATGCCCGCTTCCTCGAAGGCGTGGTGACGCTCAAGTCCGGCGTGATGCGGATCGCCTGCCTCTATCTGCCCAATGGCAATCCGGTCGGGACCGACAAATATCCCTACAAGCTCAAATGGATGTCCCGGCTTTTTGAGTATTCGAAGGAGCGCCTCAAGACCGAGGAGCCGCTGATCCTCGCAGGCGACTTCAACGTCATCCCGCATGCCCGCGACGTCTCCAATCCCGCCGCCTGGACCGAGGACGCCCTGTTCAAGGCCGAGACGCGCGAGAGCTTCCAGTCCCTGCTCGGCCTCGGCCTGACCGACGCCTTGCGCGCGGTAACCGACGAGCCGGGCCTCTACACCTTCTGGGACTACCAGGCCGGCGCCTGGCAGAAGAACCAGGGGCTGCGGATCGATCATCTGCTGCTGTCGCCACAGGCCAGCGACAAGCTCGCCAATGTCGGGATCGACAGCTATGTGCGCGGCTGGGAGAAGCCGTCGGATCACGTGCCGGTGTGGGCGGATCTGGATCTGGAGGCGGCTTAG
- a CDS encoding deoxyguanosinetriphosphate triphosphohydrolase, whose translation MSVGMAAPRAPYACDPDRSRGRLVAEPPSRTRSPFRRDCDRVIHSTAFRRLKYKTQVFVFHEGDHYRTRLTHSLEVAQIARALARQLGLDEDLTETLALAHDLGHPPFGHAGERALDACLKEFGGFDHNAQTLRVVGSLEHRYPEFDGLNLTWESLEGIVKHNGPLTDRSGAPVGRYREHGVPVGIADYIKVYDLELSSFASLEAQVAAIADDIAYDAHDIDDGLRAGLFHLDDLKVMPLTAEIIAETSAHYPDLEDVRRGAELVRELISHLIGAVFAEAQKNLAAVKPQSAQDVRQQSRALIAFPAEVAEEEAAIKGFLYQHMYRHKRVMRVMGEAEQILFDLFAKYLKSPAELPPEWLVGAEADDEGDRARRIGNFIAGMTDRFALTEHQRLFDSTPDLR comes from the coding sequence GTGTCCGTCGGAATGGCAGCCCCCCGCGCGCCCTATGCCTGCGACCCCGATCGCAGCCGCGGCCGGCTGGTCGCCGAGCCCCCGAGCCGGACCCGCAGCCCGTTCCGGCGGGATTGCGACCGGGTGATCCACTCCACCGCGTTCCGCCGCCTGAAGTACAAGACCCAGGTGTTCGTGTTCCACGAGGGCGACCACTACCGCACCCGGCTGACCCATTCGCTCGAGGTTGCCCAGATCGCCCGCGCGCTGGCCCGGCAGCTCGGGCTGGACGAGGACCTCACCGAGACCCTGGCGCTCGCCCACGATCTCGGTCATCCGCCCTTTGGCCACGCTGGCGAGCGGGCGCTCGACGCCTGTCTGAAGGAGTTCGGCGGCTTCGATCACAACGCGCAGACGCTTCGCGTCGTCGGTTCGCTGGAGCATCGCTATCCCGAGTTCGACGGGCTCAATCTGACCTGGGAGTCGCTGGAGGGCATCGTCAAGCACAACGGCCCGCTGACCGATCGCAGCGGCGCGCCGGTCGGGCGCTATCGCGAGCATGGCGTTCCCGTGGGCATTGCCGACTACATCAAGGTCTACGATCTCGAACTGTCGAGCTTCGCCTCGCTCGAAGCCCAGGTCGCCGCGATCGCCGACGACATCGCCTATGACGCCCACGACATCGACGACGGCCTGCGCGCCGGCCTGTTCCATCTCGATGATCTCAAGGTGATGCCGCTCACCGCTGAGATCATCGCCGAAACGTCGGCGCATTATCCCGATCTCGAAGACGTCAGGCGCGGTGCCGAGCTGGTGCGCGAGCTGATTTCGCACCTGATCGGCGCGGTGTTTGCGGAGGCGCAGAAGAACCTCGCCGCGGTGAAGCCGCAGTCGGCCCAGGACGTGCGCCAGCAGAGCCGGGCGCTGATCGCCTTTCCCGCGGAGGTCGCCGAGGAGGAGGCCGCCATCAAGGGCTTCCTGTATCAGCACATGTACCGTCACAAGCGGGTGATGCGGGTGATGGGGGAGGCCGAGCAGATCCTGTTCGACCTGTTCGCGAAATACCTGAAATCCCCGGCCGAGCTGCCGCCGGAATGGCTGGTCGGGGCGGAGGCGGATGACGAGGGCGACCGGGCCCGCCGGATCGGCAATTTCATTGCCGGAATGACCGACCGTTTCGCCCTGACCGAGCACCAGCGGCTTTTTGACTCGACCCCGGATTTGCGTTAG
- the scpB gene encoding SMC-Scp complex subunit ScpB codes for MASLAEVRVEEAEPMENETQARPEELRLLEALLFASSEPLDTATLAKRMPDGVDVKAALEQLQADYASRGVNLVRVANKWTFRTAGDLAWLMTRESTETRRLSRAAIEVLAIIAYHQPVTRAEIEEIRGVVTSKGTLDVLLETGWIKPRGRRKTPGRPLTFGTTEDFLSQFTLEQLGDLPGLEELKGTGLLDSRLPTGFSVPTPSDDPALREDEDPLEPGEDLDLALAPAVEPETSEAAPEGGNEGGGEGGPEGGTED; via the coding sequence ATGGCAAGCCTGGCTGAAGTGCGGGTAGAAGAGGCCGAGCCGATGGAGAACGAGACCCAGGCACGTCCCGAAGAGCTACGGCTGCTGGAAGCGCTGCTGTTCGCGTCGAGCGAGCCGCTGGATACCGCAACGCTCGCCAAGCGCATGCCTGATGGCGTGGACGTCAAGGCCGCGCTCGAGCAGCTCCAGGCCGACTACGCCTCGCGCGGAGTCAATCTCGTGCGGGTCGCCAACAAATGGACCTTCCGCACTGCCGGCGATCTCGCCTGGCTGATGACGCGCGAGAGCACCGAGACCCGCCGCCTGTCGCGCGCCGCGATCGAGGTGCTGGCGATCATCGCCTATCACCAGCCGGTGACGCGCGCCGAGATCGAGGAGATCCGTGGCGTCGTCACCTCGAAAGGCACGCTCGACGTGCTGCTGGAAACCGGCTGGATCAAGCCGCGCGGCCGTCGCAAGACGCCGGGCCGTCCGCTCACCTTCGGAACCACCGAGGACTTCCTGTCGCAGTTCACCCTGGAACAGCTCGGCGACCTGCCGGGCCTGGAAGAGCTGAAGGGCACGGGCCTGCTGGATTCGCGCTTGCCGACGGGCTTCAGCGTGCCGACGCCGTCGGACGATCCGGCGCTGCGTGAGGACGAGGATCCGCTGGAACCGGGCGAGGATCTGGATCTGGCGTTGGCGCCTGCGGTCGAGCCTGAGACCTCGGAAGCGGCTCCGGAAGGGGGCAATGAGGGTGGCGGCGAGGGTGGCCCCGAAGGCGGCACCGAAGACTGA
- the argS gene encoding arginine--tRNA ligase, with the protein MPQTSSSLHLFADVLARVHVACRALAADSGWPEGIDFSRVVVEPPRDASHGDMATNAAMVLAKEAKAKPRDLAEQIAERLRADALIAKVDVAGPGFINLTLKPAAWAEALRTVLREGADYGRVRGGSKVNVEYVSANPTGPMHVGHCRGAVFGDALASLLQFAGHDVCREYYINDAGAQVDVLARSAFLRYREALGEDIGAIPEGLYPGDYLKPVGAALANEHGDKLRAMSEAEWLPTVRAKAISMMMDEIKDDLAALNIRHDVFFSERSLIETGNNKVAETIDFLKAKGDIYEGRLPPPKGAPVEDWEDREQLLFKATAYGDDVDRPLIKSDNSYTYFASDIAYHKNKFDRGFAEMIDVWGADHGGYIKRMQAAVKATTSGKGSLDVKIVQLVKLLRNGEPVKMSKRSGDFVTLREVVDEVGQDAVRFMMLYRKNDAVLDFDLAKVMEQSRDNPVFYVQYGHARGHSIFRNARAEVFPELPEDTGKRIAWLSESAVERLSDPVELDLLKRLAIYPRMLEAAAAAHEPHRIAFYLYDLASEFHALWTKGRDLPYLRFIINNDADLTKARLAMVQGVVSVLASGLAILGVHAPDEMR; encoded by the coding sequence ATGCCCCAGACATCCTCATCCCTGCATTTGTTCGCCGACGTGCTCGCACGCGTGCACGTCGCCTGCCGCGCGCTTGCGGCGGATTCCGGCTGGCCCGAGGGCATCGATTTCTCCCGCGTGGTGGTCGAGCCGCCGCGCGACGCCTCCCATGGCGACATGGCGACCAACGCCGCGATGGTGCTTGCGAAAGAGGCAAAGGCGAAGCCCCGCGATCTCGCCGAGCAGATCGCCGAGCGGCTGCGTGCCGACGCGCTGATAGCCAAGGTCGATGTCGCAGGTCCCGGCTTCATCAATCTGACGCTGAAGCCGGCCGCCTGGGCCGAGGCGCTGCGCACCGTGCTGCGTGAGGGTGCCGATTACGGCCGCGTCCGCGGCGGCTCCAAGGTCAATGTCGAATACGTGTCGGCCAATCCGACCGGGCCGATGCATGTCGGCCATTGCCGCGGCGCCGTGTTCGGCGACGCGCTGGCGAGCCTGCTCCAGTTCGCGGGCCACGACGTCTGCCGCGAATATTACATCAACGATGCCGGTGCGCAGGTCGACGTGCTCGCGCGCTCCGCGTTCCTGCGGTATCGCGAGGCGCTTGGCGAGGATATCGGTGCCATCCCGGAAGGCCTCTATCCCGGCGACTATCTGAAGCCGGTGGGTGCGGCGCTGGCAAACGAGCACGGCGACAAGCTGCGCGCGATGAGCGAGGCCGAATGGCTGCCGACCGTGCGCGCCAAGGCGATCTCCATGATGATGGACGAGATCAAGGACGATCTCGCCGCGCTCAACATCCGTCACGACGTGTTTTTCTCGGAGCGGTCGCTGATCGAGACCGGCAACAACAAGGTTGCCGAGACCATCGATTTCCTGAAGGCCAAGGGCGACATCTACGAAGGCCGCCTGCCGCCGCCGAAGGGCGCGCCGGTCGAGGACTGGGAGGATCGCGAGCAGCTGCTGTTCAAAGCCACCGCCTACGGCGACGATGTCGATCGCCCGCTGATCAAGTCGGACAATTCCTACACCTATTTCGCCTCCGACATCGCCTACCACAAGAACAAGTTCGACCGCGGTTTTGCGGAGATGATCGACGTCTGGGGCGCCGATCATGGCGGCTACATCAAGCGCATGCAGGCAGCGGTGAAGGCGACGACCTCGGGCAAGGGCTCGCTCGACGTCAAGATCGTCCAGCTCGTGAAGCTCTTGCGCAACGGCGAGCCTGTGAAAATGTCGAAGCGGAGCGGGGACTTCGTCACCTTGCGTGAGGTGGTGGATGAAGTCGGCCAGGACGCCGTCCGCTTCATGATGCTTTACCGGAAGAACGACGCGGTGCTCGACTTCGACCTCGCCAAGGTCATGGAACAGTCGCGAGACAACCCGGTGTTCTATGTCCAGTACGGCCACGCCCGCGGCCACTCGATCTTCCGCAACGCGCGGGCCGAGGTGTTCCCGGAACTCCCGGAGGACACCGGCAAGCGCATCGCCTGGCTCAGTGAATCGGCGGTGGAACGGCTGTCGGACCCCGTCGAGCTCGACCTTCTCAAGCGCCTCGCAATTTATCCGCGCATGCTGGAAGCTGCCGCCGCGGCCCATGAGCCGCACCGAATTGCCTTCTATCTCTATGACTTAGCGAGCGAATTTCACGCACTTTGGACGAAGGGGCGCGATTTGCCCTATTTACGCTTCATTATCAATAATGATGCAGATCTTACAAAGGCGCGATTGGCAATGGTCCAGGGCGTCGTCTCTGTCCTGGCATCGGGCCTCGCCATCCTCGGCGTCCATGCTCCGGACGAGATGCGGTAG